The following is a genomic window from Niabella soli DSM 19437.
AACTGTAAGAAGCAGGCCTGCTAAAATATTATAGCGTGAAAGTTTCATAAGCATTAGTTTCTACAAAGATAAATACATTTAAATTGTATTAGGTTCGTTAGTTGAGGTCTTTTGTCAATGCCCTGTCAATTTCGATGTGGAAGTTTTTGCAGCCCGCGATTGGCTCCGTTTATTGCTTGTTTAGGAAACCCGTTTCCCATTTAAAAAAGGCTGTTTGGTTAGCTGCTGCTCATAGTCGATTAACCTTAGGAATGGCCATACATCATAGTCGCCTGATTTTTGCCACTCGTACCAGGAGATGATGTGTTGCTCCCGTTTATCCCTGAAATGGTGACCAATGGTTATAATAGACAAGATAAAGTCTTTGAGTGAAAACCGAAGGACAGGGTCATTGCTATCCAAATGCGGCCATTCATACTCCTTGCCGGAGTGCAAGAAGAGGATGCACCGGGCGATAATTTTTAATGCATCTGCGGTGAGTGCATCTGATTTTACCAGCCTATGATTTCGGGTATCATCATACAATCCCCAACAAAGCTCCAGCATTGGCCCTATAATTGGATCGTCGTTACCGCTTTTTGCCTGTTTGGATCGATAATATTGCTCCGGAAGCCAGTCCTGCGAAACATCTTCCCTAACGGCCTCTTCAAAATCATCATTGGAAAGAAGCCCTGCCGATAAATGCCGGAGGTGCAGGGCCAGTTTCTTTCTGCGTTCATGATCTATCATAAGTTTGAAATTGAATAGTGAAGGTAAGAAGGAAGATGATAAAAGATGTTCAAGCGGAAGTAGGATTGATTGGTAAGCAGAAGCTATGCGAGAAGAAGGATACTTTTTATTCCGGTACAACTGAAATAAGTTGCTGCAGTTTTTCTTTATCGCTCTTATACATTTCAAATGCTCCAATGTTAGCTATAACAAAACTTCTTAAATAATTATTAGGTCCCACCTCATGGTTGGTTGTTTTGCTTTTATTGTTGTGCGCCAATGATTGAATAGTTTTTATTGGCCCCCAGGGAATGCCCCACCAACCAAGCAGTAAAGTCACTGCAATGGCTTTGCCATTGGCTTTATCTAGGCAGTCTGGGCAAGCAATTTTTAATTTTTTATTTTGAATAGTGACTACAAGCATACTGATGGTGCTGCTGGTCAGTGCACCATTGAGTGGTGTAGCATCGCTTCCGCAATCCGGGCAGTTTAGCCTTCTAGCCAGTGTACAATAGCTATCTATTTCCTCAGGGCTATGCTGTTTATTCTGAACTCTTATGGCTTCTATTGCTGCGGAGCCCAATTTGCGCTTTTCAATCTCCTGCTTGACTATTTCCTGTGCTTCCAGTGTTAATCCCGCTGCATCATGCAGGGCAATACGCATCAGCTCATTATTATCCAGGCGCTCATAATATTCCCGTACCTGCTCTATATCCAGCCCGTTACTCATAAAAGCATTTTGTTTTTACTGATTGGTTCTAATATGCTTAGTTTTCTTGTTTACTAAATATAGCATTTATTTTTAAGACTACTCTCTGTTCAGCGAGGCAACAACCTGTTCTGGTGGTCGTTGTTGCCGGTCATACAGCAGTGTGAGATTGGTTGCAAAAGATGGTTGAATAATGTTTATTTCCCAGTTGCCTGCTATGGAAGGGAACTGTTTTTGTAGATTTTCAAGAAACCGGTCCCAGCCCGGATAGGATTCGGTAATATAAATTTGTGTGCCGCGTCCGGCGACCAGGGAAAGCACAATTTCGTCTGTAGTTAACCGGTCTTCTTTATAAGCAATAATAGTTTCAATAGTTGCCCACTGATGATAGGTACTGATCTGTTTTTCTTGTAATACAAAGCCCTCGTCAGTAAAAGAAAATACACCTGCTTGCTCCTTGAAATTCAGATTTTTTGTGGCTTCTAACATTGCTATTCCTCTACCTGTTTCCGCAAATTCTTTTATTAGCTGGTTGCGCTCTTTTAAAAACCGGGTGAGATATTTTTTCATAAAAACGGCATCTGCGAATCTTCCAAGCACCCCGACCGGCGATTGAAAATGGAATACGTCTTTCATTAGTGTTCCATCGGCAGTGTCACTAAAAAAATGATCATGCTTTATAAACGTGAAAGCGCCTTTGAGCTGTTCATCCCGGAAATGGAAAGGGCGATCGTATGCCGTTATTTTTGAAGTGAGTTTTTGCCACACTCCAAAATGAATTGCCCGCCAGGTAACAGTTTCATTGAATTCGATCAACCCGCTCGTTCTGCCAGCAACAGCTTGCTCTTTTGTCCGGGAAGTTGACAAAGTATGCAGGTCGATGCTACGGGACAGATCGAAACAAATCTCCTTACTGGCTTTTATGTATGTTCCCAATTCAATGACAGGCATTTGCTAAGATACTCTTTTTGTATAAGGAGCGCGCTGACTGATCATTTTCGTGATAGCACGAAAATGATCCTGCTGGAAAGTGTATCTCAATCCAAAGCTCAGGGCCGATCCCTGCCCACAAACCGTCCCCTGCCTGATAAAAAATCGATGGCGCGGATGATATTTTTGTCAACACTGGCTTCGGTTTTTAAAGCGGCAATATATCGCACAATTTCAAACTGTTTTGACGGAGCCAGGTTATTGAATATCTTTTTGGCCTCCAGGTTGTCGTTAAGGGCTTTCACCAGTTTTGGGTGGGGGGCAATGGTTCGTTCTTCCGGGTCGAAAGCAATCGTGATTTCGATGGTTTCGCCGATTCGTTTCGGAGAGTTTTTTAGCATGATGGTGTTAATGTACAAGCGCCACTCCCCGCTGTATTTTACCAGGGTCTGCCGGAAAGCGCTTCCGTTCACGGTGCCGTGAACGGGAATATGTCCTTTTTCTCTCGCTGCTTGTTTGAAAATGCTTTTTAAAACGGGCTCGGGCAAAAAAACAAAAGGATTGATGCCAATGATCATTATTACTGCTTTAAATCGCTTCATCGTTCTTCGAATAATTTGTAAAACAAAGTCAGGAAAGCTTTTTTACCTGTGGCTTTATCCCTTAGGTAGTCCCAGTCTGAAAGTGGTGCCCTGCCCGGGACTGCTTTCTACTAATAAGGTCCCGTTCATTAGTTTAGTCATCTCCTGGCAAATGATCAAAGCCAGGCCCGCGCCCTTTGAAAGACCATTGCTGGTAAAGTCATTGTTCTTAAGAGAGAAAAGTGAGGCTATCTTCTCCTGTTCCATACCCTGCCCCTGGTCGGTTATGGCAATAGACACTACTTGCTCCTGGGGCGTTATCGTTGCGCTGATCACACTGTCCTGCGGCGCATATTGGGTGGCATTGCTTAACAGGTTTCGGAGAATGAACGTCAGCATCACTTTATCTGCCGCAACTGTGCAGGAATAGGGATCTGCTATTTCCAGCCGCAGGCCTTTTTCCTTTTGCCTGGATGCAAAAAAAGCATCGGCCTCCAGCAGCACCTCCTGCACCTGCAACAACCGGGGGGTGTATTTAAAATCTTCTCTTTTTGATTTGATCCAGTTCAGCAGCCCGTCCATAAACTGAATACCGCGCGCCGACACTTCGTTCAGCTGATGCAGCACTGCCCGAAGCTCTTCCTGCGATAAGGAATCATCAGCTTCCATAACCGTGGAAAGGGAAATGATGGATGCAAAGGGTGACCGGATATCGTGCGCCATTACACCCAGCAACATGTTATTAAACTGATCCCAGGACTGTAGCTGCTGATTGTGTTGCTGTAAGGTATTACTAAGCTGCTGTTGAATGGCCGCTGATTGGCGGGATTTTTTGTAAAGCCTGAAAATGACAATAAGCGCTGACAATAAAACGATCAATAATATTGAAGAGATAACAATGATCCGTGTTTCGGCTACCGACCGGTTTTGGGCCAATTGCAGGTTTTTTTCACGTAATACGTAATTGGTATAAGTATAGCCTGATTTTTTCAGGTATTCCTGTTGTTTTTCTTTTTCATCTGAAATGAGGGAAGCATATTTATAAGCGGTTTTATAATCGTCAGAATCCGCGTAAAATTGTTTAAGGTTTTCCAAAGCAAAAATAATGACCGAGTGATTTTTATTCAGTTGCGCCCGGAAAAGGGCCTGGTTATTATAAAATAAAGCTTTGTCTTTTTTTCCCTTTTGGGCAAAAGCGCTCGCCAGTGTGGTGTAAACCTGGGGAAGCAGATAATTTGACTCATCCGACTCCAATACTCTTGCGAAGTCTTCCAGCTGCGCTATGTTTTTATCAGATTTTGTTGTGTTTAAGTCGGCTGTCAACCGGAGAAAAGTAAAATACCGCAATAAAAGGGTGTCCTGGTATTTTTGTATGATCTGGTGGGCCATTCCTCTTAACGAATCAGCACTGGAATGACTAAGCGTAGTATCCATTATTGACAGGTTGAGTAAGATCACCGACCGGATCGAATCTTTTTTTAACGACCGTGTTACGTCGCTGGCCTGCCGGAGCAGTCGTATTGCCGTGCTCATATCATTGTCAGATTGGGAGAGTACGGCAAGATTATTATAAAGCTGTCCTATGTTTGCCGTATCTGAAAGCTGCTGGTATAACTGCAGGGATTGATTATAATACCGGGTGGCCAGGTATTGGTTAGTTGAGGAAAAATAGATGCCTAACACATTAAGCGAACCCGCAATACCGGAAGTATAATGTATCCGCTTAGCGATATCATTGGCTTTTCTTCCATAATAATAACAGGAGTCCCAGGTTTTTTGATAATAGAGCAACCCCAGTTTATTCAACGCATCTACATAGTCAGTACTGTCTTTTATAAGCGGCAGATCTCGTTGCAGATTGCGGATGGCAGCTAATTGCGCCCCTGCACTGAGGCTGATGATAAAAAAAGCCACGCATAGAAATAGTTTATATGGGTACGATCTGTTGTTCATGTTTTTGAATAGTTCCCAGTCGCCCCGGATAGTCAGGCCGGCTGCAATTGTTATCAAAATTACAAAGCCGGGGGCGAATTCAATGCCTAAGTTAACAGAATTGGGGATTGCTAGCCGCCTGGCAAGAGGATATTTATTGACATTACTCTTTAAATGGTGCAAAACTATTAGGGCTAATACCTTTCCTTCATGGCCAGGTGTCTTTACGGTTTGTTATTTAGGATGTTGGAAGTACTGCCTTTTCAAAATTATTTTGTACTTTTTATTCGCTAAAATAAATAACCTATGCAAATTATCCGAAGTATTCAAAATCGTATTTATGAAATTAGAGGCGAGCGGGTAATGCTGGATTTTGATCTGGCTGCACTTTATGAAGTAGAAACCCGGGTCCTCAACCAGGCGGTCAAAAGAAATAGCAAACGATTTCCGGCTGATTTTATGTTTCAGCTAACATTGGAAGAATTCGATAGGCTGAAGCCGCAGATTGAAGCTGTAAATCGTGGGTCACAAGGACTTATGAATATGTCATCACAATCTGTGATAACATATTCGGGAAAGCGCCCCAGATCGGCGCCGCCGTATACCTTTACCGAGCAGGGCATCGCAATGCTCAGCGGTATTTTAAACAGCGACAAGGCCATTCAGATGAATATCGCCATCATGCGGGCATTTGTGGAAATACGTCGTATTGTTTTACAGCAGAGCGATATGCGGGATCAGCTACGACAAATTCAGCAACGCATCAGTGAGCATGACGTTCAGCTATCATCTATTTATGATGCTATTGAAAATCTGCTGGATGAAAAAGCGGCGCAGCGAAAATGGAACGAACGCGAGCGGATCGGGTTTTAAGAAAATGAAGTTGCTGTTGTTACAAACCTACACGTGCAGCGTATCTTTCAAATAATGAATGCTGGTGGTAATGCTCGCAAAAGGATCCTTGGGCATATCATGCTCCACAAAATAATGCTTTAAACCGGCGGTTGTTGCATTCTCAAAAATCCGTTTGAAATCAACCACACCTTCCCCTGCGGGGGCTGGCCCCTGCCGGCTTTTATCCAGGTCTTTTACATGCCAGAGCGGGAAGCGGCCGGGATGTTTTTTAAATAATGCTACAGGGTCAACGCCTGCTTTGGTAACCCAGCAAAGATCCAGTTCCATTTTTATATCCGGACTTAACTGGGAAAGGAACAGATCATAAGGCATTTTACCGTCCACGGCTTTAAACTCCCGATCATGGTTATGATAGCAAAGCGTAATGCCCGCTTTTTTACAGGCTTCCCCGGTTTTATTTAGGGTTTCAATTGACTTTTGGATCTCATCGGCAGTGTCAATAGGTGTACTGGCGCAAACCAGGAAGGGGATGCCGGCATCTACAATATCATTGACAATTTCCTGCATGTTCTCTCGCAGATTCTTCATAGGCGGGATCTTGATGGCGTTTCCGTTGGCGTCCGTAGGCATTTTTGCGCCGGCAGGAAGTTTAAAAGGCGCGCCCAGCGCATGATGCGATTTCCAGGCCATGCCCTGGTCGGCCACCATCTTTGAGAATGCCTTTGCACTCAAACCGTAAAATCCGCCTTTCTTTGAGAATGCGGATTCAATTTCTTTATAACCGATGGCAGCTACTTTTTTTAGAGTGCCTTCCACATCTGCATCGATAGTATTAAATAAAGTAAAAAGCTGGAGCCCTGGAGGCGGGTAGGCCCCTTTTGTAAAAACAGAAGCAAAAGATTTGGGTTGCAACAGGAAACTGCCGGCAGCAAGCATGCCTGCGGACCGGATAAATTTTTTTCTATTGATCATATGGCGTTGTTTTTAAAATAAAGTTTTTGAAAAGAACGAAGCCTGGCATATGGAAAGAGCAAACAATCTTGAAATATACAAGATTAAATAATGTGTCTAATGTACACTATTTTGGAATATAAAATGCATAGGACGGGGGCTGAATTCTGAAACTTAAATCTCCTTTTGATAACCCACCACATCCAGCACTTTATTAAACTTTTCACCTACATTTTTAAAATGAGCACATTTAAGATAGCCATTCTTTTCAAAAAAAAGAATACTGCGGTCATTGTCGCCGGAAATAATGGCCAAAAGATTTTTAAAACCTGCATTTTTAGCGTGGGTTTCCAATTCCTGCAGGGCTGTTTTGCCAATTCCTTTTGCATAGCAATCATGCTGGAGGTAGATCGTGAGCTCAGCCGTTTTATCATAAGCCTGCCGTTTCTTATAATTGGTCAAATAACAATAACCTACGGGCTGCCCATCCGCCAGGATAATAAAGGACTGGAACCGGGGATGCTGCACGTATAGGAATTCTTTCAGTTCTTCTGTAGTAACTGGTTCAGTATGAAAAGTTGCTGTTGAATTCAACACGTACCAATCATATACCTGTTTCACAAAATCCAGGTCTTCTTCAACCAATACTTTAAGGGTGATTGCTGCCATCTCTGTTATAGCTAAAGTTTATAAACCATATTGGTCAACTAAATAGATCAGGGCGGCTATATTTACTGCGCCTAATTCAAGTTCTCGTTTATTGACTGCCTCAAATACGTCGTTGCGGGCATGGTGCAGATCGAAATAGCGTTGGGAATCGGGCAGCAGTTCGCCCATGGGTGTTTTTAGTTTTTGATGAATAGGGCCAATGTCGGTTCCGCCCCCGCCGGCGCTGATCTCACCGCCACCATAGGGTTCCAGCAACGGTGCCCAGCTTTTCATTTTTTTGAGTTGTTCTTCGGATCCCGTAAATCCAAACCCGCGGGGCGTAAAGCCGCCGGCGTCGGTTTCCAGGGCAAACAAATGTTTTTCATTGTTTTTTGCGGCTTCATCAGCATAAGCGTTTCCGCCACGGGTGCCGTTTTCCTCGTTGGCAAATAACACAAAACGAATGGTGTGTTTGGGCTGATATCCCAGGGCTTTTAAGGTCCGTAATACTTCAATTGTTTGAACGATCCCCGCGCCGTCGTCCTGCGCGCCTTCATTCACATCCCAACTGTCCAGGTGGCCGCCAATGGTGATGTATTCATCCGGAAACTGGGTGCCTTTTAATTCACCGATGATATTGTGCCCTTTTACATCGGGCAGAAAATGAGCCATTGTTTTTAAGGAGACGGAAATATCTTTTCCGCCGGATAACGCACTGGCCAGCCAATCTGCATCTTTAAGCCCCACAGCAACGGCAGGTATCTTTTTGTAGGCAGAATCGTAATGCATGGCGCCGGTATGCGGGTTATTATCCGTGCTATGGCTCATGCTGCGAATGATCACCGCCACGGCGCCATATTTGGCGGCTGCCGAAGCACCCATGCCCCGGTATTTGACCGCATCGCCGTAGGCTTGAAAAGTGCGGACAAACGTCGGATTGAAATGATAATTATAAAAAACGATTCTACCAGCCACCTGGTCCTTTTTTTGTTCCAGTTCTTCAAAAGAATTGACCAGTACCACGGGTGCCGTCACGCCTTTTTCCCCGGTTCCCTGGGAGTTGCCCAGCGCAAGAATATCCAGCTCTTTTTTTGAACGGCCGGGCAGTAGTGCCGTTGCCTGATCTTTGCCGCCCCGTACCCAATGAGGCACCATACACTCCTGTTTAAACGTGTGCTGACTGCCGCTTTGTTGTAACAGGTTATAGCCCCAGTCCTCCGCTTTATACATCTGAGGGGACCCTGCCAGGCGACCGCCGATCGTTTTTGTCAGGGTTCTTAAATTTTCATAAGCTTTACTGTTTATGAGCACTTCATCGGCAATTTTTCGTATAAATGCCTCATCTGCCGTTTGGGCTGACAGGCCTGATACTAAAAATAAACTGCCAATCAAAAACAATTTTCCCTTCATGCTGTTATTTCTTTCCGGTAAAGTTAACGGATTCAGTATATTACCGATAATGAATTCATAACCCTGCCGGATCAGTAATTATCAAAGCAAAACATATCTTTGGGTATGCGAATAGGAATCGTATGTTATCCCACCTATGGTGGAAGCGGTGTACTGGCGACCGAATTAGGAAAAGCGCTGGCAGAAAAAGGGCATCAGGTGCACTTTATAACGTATCAGCAACCGGTGCGTCTGAATGGGTTTATTCCCAATATTTATTACCACGAAGTGCAGGTGCCCAAGTATCCGCTGTTTGATTTTCCTCCTTATGAGACGGCGCTGGCCAGCACGATGGTGGATGTTATAAAAAATTATAACCTCAACCTGCTGCATGTGCATTATGCCATTCCGCACGCGTCAGCGGCGTATATGGCCAAGCAGATCCTGGAAAAAGAAGGAATACAGATACCCGTGGTTACTACCCTGCACGGAACGGACATTACACTGGTGGGGCGCGATAAAACTTATGCGCCGGTAGTAGCTTTTTCTATTAACCAGAGTGATGTGATCACGGCGGTGTCCAACAACCTGCGGGAGGAAACCTACAGGAACTTTGATATAAGGAAAGAGATAGAGGTCGTTTATAATTTTATTGATGTTACCCGGTTTAACCGCAAGCCGCTGGACGCTTTTAAAAAAGTGCTGGCACCCAACGGCGAACGAATCCTGCTGCATGCCTCTAATTTTCGCAAAATAAAACGGGTGCAGGATGTGGTGAAAGTATTTTATAACGTGCAGAAAGAGATCCCCGCAAAACTTTTATTCGTGGGCGATGGCCCTGAACGCCAGACGGCGGAAGAGCAGGGCA
Proteins encoded in this region:
- a CDS encoding ORF6N domain-containing protein — translated: MQIIRSIQNRIYEIRGERVMLDFDLAALYEVETRVLNQAVKRNSKRFPADFMFQLTLEEFDRLKPQIEAVNRGSQGLMNMSSQSVITYSGKRPRSAPPYTFTEQGIAMLSGILNSDKAIQMNIAIMRAFVEIRRIVLQQSDMRDQLRQIQQRISEHDVQLSSIYDAIENLLDEKAAQRKWNERERIGF
- a CDS encoding DUF1905 domain-containing protein encodes the protein MKRFKAVIMIIGINPFVFLPEPVLKSIFKQAAREKGHIPVHGTVNGSAFRQTLVKYSGEWRLYINTIMLKNSPKRIGETIEITIAFDPEERTIAPHPKLVKALNDNLEAKKIFNNLAPSKQFEIVRYIAALKTEASVDKNIIRAIDFLSGRGRFVGRDRP
- the bshA gene encoding N-acetyl-alpha-D-glucosaminyl L-malate synthase BshA; translated protein: MRIGIVCYPTYGGSGVLATELGKALAEKGHQVHFITYQQPVRLNGFIPNIYYHEVQVPKYPLFDFPPYETALASTMVDVIKNYNLNLLHVHYAIPHASAAYMAKQILEKEGIQIPVVTTLHGTDITLVGRDKTYAPVVAFSINQSDVITAVSNNLREETYRNFDIRKEIEVVYNFIDVTRFNRKPLDAFKKVLAPNGERILLHASNFRKIKRVQDVVKVFYNVQKEIPAKLLFVGDGPERQTAEEQGRELGIFDQLVFVGKQEQMEEIFAVADLFLLTSEYESFGLAALEAMASRVPVISTNAGGLAEVNVEGVTGFLANVGDIETMSEKALYILKDVATLEKFKEQAFEHAQQFNIDMIIPQYEAIYRRFCKDC
- a CDS encoding sensor histidine kinase, which encodes MNNRSYPYKLFLCVAFFIISLSAGAQLAAIRNLQRDLPLIKDSTDYVDALNKLGLLYYQKTWDSCYYYGRKANDIAKRIHYTSGIAGSLNVLGIYFSSTNQYLATRYYNQSLQLYQQLSDTANIGQLYNNLAVLSQSDNDMSTAIRLLRQASDVTRSLKKDSIRSVILLNLSIMDTTLSHSSADSLRGMAHQIIQKYQDTLLLRYFTFLRLTADLNTTKSDKNIAQLEDFARVLESDESNYLLPQVYTTLASAFAQKGKKDKALFYNNQALFRAQLNKNHSVIIFALENLKQFYADSDDYKTAYKYASLISDEKEKQQEYLKKSGYTYTNYVLREKNLQLAQNRSVAETRIIVISSILLIVLLSALIVIFRLYKKSRQSAAIQQQLSNTLQQHNQQLQSWDQFNNMLLGVMAHDIRSPFASIISLSTVMEADDSLSQEELRAVLHQLNEVSARGIQFMDGLLNWIKSKREDFKYTPRLLQVQEVLLEADAFFASRQKEKGLRLEIADPYSCTVAADKVMLTFILRNLLSNATQYAPQDSVISATITPQEQVVSIAITDQGQGMEQEKIASLFSLKNNDFTSNGLSKGAGLALIICQEMTKLMNGTLLVESSPGQGTTFRLGLPKG
- a CDS encoding sugar phosphate isomerase/epimerase family protein, which produces MINRKKFIRSAGMLAAGSFLLQPKSFASVFTKGAYPPPGLQLFTLFNTIDADVEGTLKKVAAIGYKEIESAFSKKGGFYGLSAKAFSKMVADQGMAWKSHHALGAPFKLPAGAKMPTDANGNAIKIPPMKNLRENMQEIVNDIVDAGIPFLVCASTPIDTADEIQKSIETLNKTGEACKKAGITLCYHNHDREFKAVDGKMPYDLFLSQLSPDIKMELDLCWVTKAGVDPVALFKKHPGRFPLWHVKDLDKSRQGPAPAGEGVVDFKRIFENATTAGLKHYFVEHDMPKDPFASITTSIHYLKDTLHV
- a CDS encoding SRPBCC family protein translates to MPVIELGTYIKASKEICFDLSRSIDLHTLSTSRTKEQAVAGRTSGLIEFNETVTWRAIHFGVWQKLTSKITAYDRPFHFRDEQLKGAFTFIKHDHFFSDTADGTLMKDVFHFQSPVGVLGRFADAVFMKKYLTRFLKERNQLIKEFAETGRGIAMLEATKNLNFKEQAGVFSFTDEGFVLQEKQISTYHQWATIETIIAYKEDRLTTDEIVLSLVAGRGTQIYITESYPGWDRFLENLQKQFPSIAGNWEINIIQPSFATNLTLLYDRQQRPPEQVVASLNRE
- a CDS encoding M20/M25/M40 family metallo-hydrolase, coding for MKGKLFLIGSLFLVSGLSAQTADEAFIRKIADEVLINSKAYENLRTLTKTIGGRLAGSPQMYKAEDWGYNLLQQSGSQHTFKQECMVPHWVRGGKDQATALLPGRSKKELDILALGNSQGTGEKGVTAPVVLVNSFEELEQKKDQVAGRIVFYNYHFNPTFVRTFQAYGDAVKYRGMGASAAAKYGAVAVIIRSMSHSTDNNPHTGAMHYDSAYKKIPAVAVGLKDADWLASALSGGKDISVSLKTMAHFLPDVKGHNIIGELKGTQFPDEYITIGGHLDSWDVNEGAQDDGAGIVQTIEVLRTLKALGYQPKHTIRFVLFANEENGTRGGNAYADEAAKNNEKHLFALETDAGGFTPRGFGFTGSEEQLKKMKSWAPLLEPYGGGEISAGGGGTDIGPIHQKLKTPMGELLPDSQRYFDLHHARNDVFEAVNKRELELGAVNIAALIYLVDQYGL
- a CDS encoding GNAT family N-acetyltransferase is translated as MAAITLKVLVEEDLDFVKQVYDWYVLNSTATFHTEPVTTEELKEFLYVQHPRFQSFIILADGQPVGYCYLTNYKKRQAYDKTAELTIYLQHDCYAKGIGKTALQELETHAKNAGFKNLLAIISGDNDRSILFFEKNGYLKCAHFKNVGEKFNKVLDVVGYQKEI